From Anopheles coluzzii chromosome 3, AcolN3, whole genome shotgun sequence, the proteins below share one genomic window:
- the LOC120959067 gene encoding adenylyl cyclase-associated protein 2 isoform X2: MGQTLSACFGRTLIIHDVKTCSNPDCDPDLKPSSARELECLIDRLERIVDRLERTVSARELEETRRILKDACAVGKAVIRSNTTVEDTDPSADDLPTVLPSTPPPSASYLHQKVDSLESTLFPALTDQPQKGRQHNTTTVIQSKPSALLNHTNPLTIQEQGTAVLSLSSSQHGTVGGTTSKMSINAYEDIMLGSFANFIALSNKIGGDVATQAQFVKEAFDAQFAFLKVASASSAPSNTDLQNLLKPTSDKISTIQSYREKNRTSPFFNHLSAISESIPALGWVCVAPTPGPYVKEMNDAGQFYTNRVLKDWKEKDSTHVEWARAWIQTLTELQQYIKQHHTTGLVWSGKDKPTVGGASVPPPPPPGGLPPPPPMMPLGDLSADGSGDDRSALFAQINQGADITKGLKKVTADMQTHKNPSLRSGPAPYKAPAGVTNGTKSVAPPAAAAVAKPPTFTRDGKKWLIEYQKNNPDLVVENAEMNNVVYMFRCEGSTLQIKGKINSVVMDSCKKCSLVFDSLVASAEFVNCQSVQMQVLGKVPTISIDKTDGCQMYLSADSLAVEIVSSKSSEMNVMIPKGSSGDYTEQPIPEQFKTIVKGSSLNTTCVESLG; this comes from the exons ATGGGGCAAACTTTGAGCGCCTGTTTTGGGCGTACTCTGATCATACATGATGTGAAAACGTGCTCCAATCCAG ATTGTGATCCCGACCTCAAACCTTCGTCAGCCCGTGAGCTAGAGTGCTTGATCGATCGTCTGGAGCGTATTGTCGATCGGCTTGAACGTACCGTATCTGCGCGTGAGTTGGAAGAAACGAGACGCATACTGAAAGACGCGTGTGCTGTTGGCAAGGCGGTCATTCGTTCCAACACCACGGTAGAGGACACTGATCCGAGCGCTGACGATTTACCGACGGTTCTGCCCTCGACCCCACCACCGTCGGCCTCGTATTTGCATCAGAAAGTAGACAGTTTGGAAAGCACCTTGTTTCCCGCGTTGACCGATCAACCGCAAAAGGGCCGCCAGCATAATACAACCACTGTAATACAATCTAAACCATCTGCTTTATTAAACCATACTAATCCATTGACCATCCAAGAGCAAGGCACCGCAGTATTGTCATTATCCTCCTCGCAGCACGGCACCGTAGGAGGGACAACGAGCAAGATGAGTATTAACGCTTACGAGGATATTATGCTCGGCTCATTCGCCAACTTTATTGCACTTTCGAACAAAATCGGAGGCGACGTAGCCACCCAAGCGCAATTCGTGAAGGAAGCTTTCGA TGCTCAGTTTGCGTTCCTGAAGGTGGCATCCGCCTCGAGTGCACCATCGAATACGGATTTACAGAATTTGCTGAAACCTACCTCGGATAAGATTTCGACTATCCAAAGCTATCGCGAAAAGAATCGAACCTCCCCGTTCTTTAACCATCTGTCCGCGATTAGCGAAAGTATTCCGGCGCTCGGATGGGTCTGTGTG GCCCCCACACCAGGGCCGTACGTGAAGGAGATGAACGATGCCGGTCAGTTCTACACTAACCGTGTCCTTAAAGATTGGAAAGAGAAGGACAGCACCCATGTGGAGTGGGCTCGCGCCTGGATTCAAACGCTGACCGAACTGCAGCAATACATCAAGCAGCACCACACGACTGGCCTGGTATGGTCCGGAAAGGACAAACCAACGGTTGGCGGTGCCTCGGTcccacctccaccaccgcccGGTGGTTTGCCGCCCCCACCGCCGATGATGCCGTTAGGCGATCTGTCGGCGGACGGCTCTGGAGACGATCGGAGCGCTCTGTTTGCTCAGATCAATCAGGGTGCTGATATTACGAAGG GCTTGAAGAAGGTAACGGCCGACATGCAAACGCACAAAAACCCTTCCCTCCGCTCGGGTCCGGCACCGTACAAGGCACCGGCCGGTGTGACCAACGGTACAAAATCGGTAGCCCCACCCGCCGCAGCAGCTGTCGCCAAACCGCCGACCTTCACGCGCGACGGCAAGAAATGGCTGATCGAGTATCAGAAAAACAACCCCGACCTTGTGGTGGAGAATGCCGAAATGAACAACGTGGTGTACATGTTCCGCTGCGAAGGTTCGACCCTGCAGATCAAGGGCAAAATCAACAGCGTCGTGATGGATTCGTGCAAGAAGTGTTCCCTTGTGTTTGATTCGCTCGTGGCGTCGGCTGAATTCGTCAACTGCCAGAGCGTCCAGATGCAG GTCCTCGGTAAAGTACCAACGATTTCCATTGACAAGACTGATGGCTGTCAGATGTACCTTTCGGCGGATTCGCTTGCCGTCGAGATCGTCAGCTCTAAATCGTCCGAAATGAACGTGATGATTCCGAAGGGCAGTAGCGGAGATTAT ACCGAgcaaccgattccggaacaaTTCAAAACCATTGTTAAGGGCAGTTCTCTAAACACTACTTGCGTTGAAAGCCTTGGTTAA
- the LOC120959067 gene encoding adenylyl cyclase-associated protein 2 isoform X3, whose translation MSINAYEDIMLGSFANFIALSNKIGGDVATQAQFVKEAFDAQFAFLKVASASSAPSNTDLQNLLKPTSDKISTIQSYREKNRTSPFFNHLSAISESIPALGWVCVAPTPGPYVKEMNDAGQFYTNRVLKDWKEKDSTHVEWARAWIQTLTELQQYIKQHHTTGLVWSGKDKPTVGGASVPPPPPPGGLPPPPPMMPLGDLSADGSGDDRSALFAQINQGADITKGLKKVTADMQTHKNPSLRSGPAPYKAPAGVTNGTKSVAPPAAAAVAKPPTFTRDGKKWLIEYQKNNPDLVVENAEMNNVVYMFRCEGSTLQIKGKINSVVMDSCKKCSLVFDSLVASAEFVNCQSVQMQVLGKVPTISIDKTDGCQMYLSADSLAVEIVSSKSSEMNVMIPKGSSGDYTEQPIPEQFKTIVKGSSLNTTCVESLG comes from the exons ATGAGTATTAACGCTTACGAGGATATTATGCTCGGCTCATTCGCCAACTTTATTGCACTTTCGAACAAAATCGGAGGCGACGTAGCCACCCAAGCGCAATTCGTGAAGGAAGCTTTCGA TGCTCAGTTTGCGTTCCTGAAGGTGGCATCCGCCTCGAGTGCACCATCGAATACGGATTTACAGAATTTGCTGAAACCTACCTCGGATAAGATTTCGACTATCCAAAGCTATCGCGAAAAGAATCGAACCTCCCCGTTCTTTAACCATCTGTCCGCGATTAGCGAAAGTATTCCGGCGCTCGGATGGGTCTGTGTG GCCCCCACACCAGGGCCGTACGTGAAGGAGATGAACGATGCCGGTCAGTTCTACACTAACCGTGTCCTTAAAGATTGGAAAGAGAAGGACAGCACCCATGTGGAGTGGGCTCGCGCCTGGATTCAAACGCTGACCGAACTGCAGCAATACATCAAGCAGCACCACACGACTGGCCTGGTATGGTCCGGAAAGGACAAACCAACGGTTGGCGGTGCCTCGGTcccacctccaccaccgcccGGTGGTTTGCCGCCCCCACCGCCGATGATGCCGTTAGGCGATCTGTCGGCGGACGGCTCTGGAGACGATCGGAGCGCTCTGTTTGCTCAGATCAATCAGGGTGCTGATATTACGAAGG GCTTGAAGAAGGTAACGGCCGACATGCAAACGCACAAAAACCCTTCCCTCCGCTCGGGTCCGGCACCGTACAAGGCACCGGCCGGTGTGACCAACGGTACAAAATCGGTAGCCCCACCCGCCGCAGCAGCTGTCGCCAAACCGCCGACCTTCACGCGCGACGGCAAGAAATGGCTGATCGAGTATCAGAAAAACAACCCCGACCTTGTGGTGGAGAATGCCGAAATGAACAACGTGGTGTACATGTTCCGCTGCGAAGGTTCGACCCTGCAGATCAAGGGCAAAATCAACAGCGTCGTGATGGATTCGTGCAAGAAGTGTTCCCTTGTGTTTGATTCGCTCGTGGCGTCGGCTGAATTCGTCAACTGCCAGAGCGTCCAGATGCAG GTCCTCGGTAAAGTACCAACGATTTCCATTGACAAGACTGATGGCTGTCAGATGTACCTTTCGGCGGATTCGCTTGCCGTCGAGATCGTCAGCTCTAAATCGTCCGAAATGAACGTGATGATTCCGAAGGGCAGTAGCGGAGATTAT ACCGAgcaaccgattccggaacaaTTCAAAACCATTGTTAAGGGCAGTTCTCTAAACACTACTTGCGTTGAAAGCCTTGGTTAA